A window of the Sporosarcina sp. FSL K6-2383 genome harbors these coding sequences:
- a CDS encoding ABC transporter permease: MNNLREIWGSRFVHYITELQKYLKYVFTGHLAIVFVFTIGAGGYAYSEWLKEVPADFPAALLTAIVLGAALVFSAPVTLLKPADTVYFLPLENKLEMYVTQSLRWTFFSQLPLPLLLYIVAWPLLAATGTGTRTEFVAIAILMVLLKRGFVVIEYNFRHAREGRNVWGDRVIRFVLAGLFIFNGLVGNMLLLPVIAVLLGLYSFHWAKQKKEKPFPYDHFIELEQNRMMRFYRFANYFTDVPHLKGSVSRRGWIGFLFDKPKFGQTVPQAYLIRRTFIRTDDIFWLWVRLTALSALGALFIPFPIVVFVFSGALAFASAVQLIHALRAGDEFRMDMLFPETEDTRPAAIKRLVRSVQWIQATVVTVTALLLYGIATTPFLIGAVVVIISEATIRLTGEKKEFD, encoded by the coding sequence ATGAATAATTTACGTGAAATATGGGGGTCTCGGTTCGTCCATTATATAACTGAACTCCAAAAGTATTTGAAGTATGTATTTACAGGTCATTTGGCTATTGTTTTCGTTTTTACAATTGGAGCAGGTGGCTACGCCTACAGTGAATGGCTGAAAGAAGTACCAGCAGATTTTCCAGCGGCATTGCTGACAGCTATTGTACTTGGGGCTGCACTCGTTTTTTCGGCACCGGTGACGCTGTTGAAGCCAGCGGATACAGTTTATTTTTTACCTCTTGAAAATAAACTCGAGATGTATGTTACACAATCGTTGCGCTGGACGTTTTTCTCGCAGTTGCCTTTACCGTTACTACTATATATTGTCGCCTGGCCATTATTGGCTGCCACGGGGACAGGCACAAGGACAGAATTTGTAGCTATTGCCATTCTAATGGTACTCCTTAAGCGGGGATTTGTTGTCATTGAATATAATTTCCGGCATGCGCGTGAGGGAAGAAATGTTTGGGGAGACCGGGTGATTCGGTTTGTATTGGCAGGGCTATTCATTTTCAATGGACTTGTTGGAAATATGCTGCTCCTCCCAGTTATTGCTGTATTACTAGGCTTGTATAGCTTTCATTGGGCGAAACAGAAGAAAGAAAAACCGTTCCCATATGATCACTTTATCGAACTAGAACAGAATCGAATGATGCGATTTTACCGTTTTGCGAACTATTTCACGGATGTTCCCCATTTAAAAGGCTCTGTCAGTCGAAGAGGCTGGATTGGTTTCTTATTCGATAAACCAAAATTTGGACAAACTGTGCCACAGGCATACCTTATTAGACGGACGTTTATCCGAACGGATGATATTTTTTGGCTGTGGGTAAGGCTGACGGCTTTGTCCGCGCTAGGTGCATTATTCATTCCATTTCCAATTGTTGTCTTCGTTTTTTCTGGAGCACTAGCATTTGCTTCGGCGGTGCAGTTGATTCATGCGTTGCGTGCGGGAGATGAATTCCGGATGGATATGCTATTTCCTGAAACAGAAGATACACGTCCCGCAGCAATTAAGCGGCTGGTTCGCTCAGTACAATGGATTCAGGCAACAGTCGTTACGGTTACTGCACTGTTACTTTATGGAATAGCCACAACACCTTTTTTGATAGGAGCAGTCGTTGTTATCATTTCAGAAGCAACAATCCGTTTGACGGGGGAAAAGAAAGAATTTGATTGA
- a CDS encoding ABC transporter ATP-binding protein translates to MTILDMKDVTGGYTRKPVLHDLSFNIGNGELVGLIGLNGAGKSTTIKHIIGLMNPHSGEIRVNGVTFSEDPETYRKAFTYIPETPILYEELTLREHLELTAMAYGVDKEVFEARSEILLHEFRMEKRLNWFPAHFSKGMRQKVMIMCAFLVNPSLYIIDEPFVGLDPIGIKSLLEQMTERKDSGASVLMSTHVLSTAEKYCDRIILLHDGRVRAEGTMDDLRKAFGRPGASLDDLYIAMTEEADNE, encoded by the coding sequence ATGACAATTTTAGATATGAAAGATGTAACTGGCGGCTATACACGTAAACCTGTCCTGCATGATTTATCATTTAACATTGGAAATGGTGAGCTTGTTGGTTTAATCGGCCTAAATGGAGCCGGTAAAAGTACGACTATTAAACATATTATTGGATTGATGAATCCACATAGCGGCGAAATCCGTGTCAATGGCGTGACATTTAGTGAAGACCCTGAAACCTATCGCAAGGCGTTCACGTATATTCCTGAAACGCCAATTCTCTACGAGGAGCTGACACTGCGCGAACATCTGGAGTTAACAGCGATGGCCTATGGGGTGGACAAAGAAGTATTTGAAGCGCGTTCAGAAATCTTATTGCATGAATTTCGGATGGAAAAGCGTTTGAACTGGTTCCCGGCACATTTTTCAAAAGGGATGCGGCAAAAAGTAATGATTATGTGTGCATTCCTTGTCAATCCTTCGTTATACATTATTGACGAGCCATTCGTAGGTTTGGACCCCATCGGTATTAAGTCACTACTTGAACAGATGACGGAACGCAAAGACAGTGGAGCTTCAGTTCTCATGTCAACGCATGTTTTATCAACGGCGGAAAAGTATTGCGACAGAATTATCTTATTGCATGACGGACGGGTGCGCGCAGAAGGAACGATGGACGATTTGCGAAAAGCGTTCGGACGCCCGGGTGCATCGTTGGATGATTTGTATATTGCGATGACAGAGGAAGCCGACAATGAATAA
- a CDS encoding HIT family protein, with the protein MTACIFCKIIEGTIPSMKVYEDDHVYAFMDIMPASKGHVLLVPKTHCENIYDMTEQQASQLFAVAPKIANAIQAEFNPKGMNLLQNNGAFAGQAVFHFHLHFIPRYDEADGFNLAVKTNDTAYTAEQITEFSVGIRGKLGIQAC; encoded by the coding sequence ATGACTGCATGTATTTTTTGTAAAATCATTGAAGGAACCATTCCGAGCATGAAAGTATATGAGGACGATCATGTCTATGCCTTCATGGATATTATGCCCGCCTCGAAAGGACATGTCCTACTCGTTCCCAAAACACATTGTGAAAACATCTATGATATGACAGAACAGCAAGCGTCACAACTATTTGCGGTTGCACCTAAAATTGCTAATGCTATCCAAGCTGAATTCAATCCTAAAGGCATGAACCTACTACAAAACAATGGCGCTTTTGCCGGACAAGCCGTATTCCATTTCCACCTGCACTTTATCCCACGTTACGACGAAGCGGATGGCTTCAATTTGGCTGTTAAAACAAATGACACAGCCTATACTGCTGAACAAATCACAGAATTTTCCGTAGGTATTCGTGGAAAACTAGGAATCCAAGCTTGCTAA
- a CDS encoding tryptophan transporter: protein MNTKNLVLMALLVAVGAALYLIIPGYGEGMKPDFMLTMMFIGILLFPQTKNVFLLAVTTGVISGLFSSFPGGFVPNIVDKFVTAFVIYALVITFKKFTGNMIATTIMTGIGTILSGSIFLSVALFLLGVTIPGFASPMVAFTTLFVAVVLPAIAMNCIAFFIIYPIVKGLMKRTSFKTVLSN, encoded by the coding sequence ATGAATACGAAAAATCTTGTGTTAATGGCGTTGTTGGTCGCGGTAGGTGCTGCATTGTATTTAATCATTCCAGGTTACGGTGAAGGTATGAAGCCCGATTTCATGCTAACGATGATGTTTATCGGTATATTACTTTTCCCACAAACAAAGAATGTATTTTTACTAGCTGTCACAACGGGCGTGATATCTGGTCTATTCTCCAGTTTCCCTGGTGGTTTCGTCCCTAATATCGTTGACAAATTTGTCACTGCATTTGTGATTTATGCCCTTGTTATTACATTTAAAAAGTTCACTGGTAACATGATAGCTACAACTATCATGACTGGCATAGGAACTATTCTATCAGGTAGTATTTTCCTATCAGTTGCACTTTTTCTTCTTGGTGTAACAATCCCTGGATTTGCATCTCCTATGGTAGCTTTCACAACATTATTCGTAGCCGTTGTCCTTCCGGCAATCGCTATGAATTGTATCGCATTTTTCATCATCTATCCGATTGTCAAAGGCTTGATGAAGCGAACTTCATTCAAAACAGTATTATCCAATTAA
- a CDS encoding YtxH domain-containing protein, with the protein MKASTFFLGLVAGSVAAAVTVLYSAPQSGNELRKTVKNATTDMKSKFQDVKGCVDDLKDSIAHLTKEAKEAIPVAIDGIKGSVEQWQQATEPNKERMEKEIAAIQKALEELEQSLAAQQK; encoded by the coding sequence ATGAAAGCATCTACATTTTTCCTCGGACTCGTGGCAGGCTCTGTTGCAGCCGCAGTAACCGTACTATATTCGGCTCCTCAATCGGGAAACGAACTGCGAAAAACCGTTAAAAACGCAACAACTGATATGAAAAGCAAATTTCAAGACGTCAAAGGCTGCGTCGATGATTTGAAGGATTCCATCGCCCACCTAACGAAGGAAGCCAAAGAAGCCATTCCAGTTGCAATTGACGGCATTAAAGGCTCTGTTGAACAATGGCAACAAGCAACTGAACCGAACAAGGAACGAATGGAAAAAGAAATTGCGGCTATTCAAAAAGCACTTGAAGAGCTTGAACAATCACTTGCTGCACAACAAAAATGA
- a CDS encoding HTH-type transcriptional regulator Hpr — translation MPEQKFSQKDAMIFSQRVAQMSKALWKAVEKDWQNWIKPYDLNINEHHILWISYHLQAATISDIAKFGVMHVSTAFNFSKKLEQRGYLVFYKKDEDRRNTYVSVTAEGERLLLEMNDNYFNSERDILEGSLPIKELYGKFPEFLEVKSVIRNIYGEDFMEIFEQGFKNLENSFDNQREASPTDQQRESNPSLSTPSDEK, via the coding sequence GTGCCAGAACAAAAGTTTTCCCAAAAGGACGCAATGATTTTCAGCCAACGCGTTGCACAAATGTCAAAAGCGCTTTGGAAAGCAGTCGAAAAAGATTGGCAGAATTGGATCAAACCTTATGATTTGAATATTAATGAGCACCATATTTTATGGATTTCATACCATCTTCAGGCTGCCACAATTTCTGATATCGCTAAATTTGGAGTCATGCATGTCTCAACTGCATTTAACTTCTCGAAAAAACTAGAACAACGCGGATACTTAGTCTTCTACAAAAAAGATGAAGATCGACGTAATACATATGTTTCCGTAACAGCAGAAGGAGAGAGACTGCTCCTTGAAATGAATGATAATTATTTTAACTCAGAACGAGATATTTTAGAGGGTTCGCTCCCTATTAAGGAGCTTTACGGGAAATTCCCTGAGTTTCTTGAAGTAAAATCCGTGATTCGTAATATTTACGGGGAAGATTTCATGGAGATTTTCGAACAAGGCTTTAAAAATCTTGAAAACTCGTTTGATAACCAACGAGAGGCGTCTCCAACGGATCAACAGAGAGAAAGTAACCCATCACTCTCTACTCCTTCCGATGAAAAATAA
- a CDS encoding YjcZ family sporulation protein — protein MSGYNQGSSGFALIVVLFILLIIVGAAFLY, from the coding sequence ATGAGCGGATATAACCAAGGTTCTTCGGGCTTCGCGTTGATTGTTGTGTTGTTCATCTTACTAATCATTGTCGGTGCAGCCTTCCTGTATTAA
- a CDS encoding peptidylprolyl isomerase, protein MKKTVLALTMAASVLALSACSDKNTTDEAIITSKIGDITKNEFYEEMKSAGGEQVLLQMTVEKVLNDKYSVSDQDVEDKFKEIEEQYGESLDMVLAQQGLTKETLKKQLRFELLNNKAVTEDIEVTAEEIANHVKELNTELHVRHILVEDEETALEVTKKLEGGADFSDLAKEFSTDPGSKDNGGEYEWFGFGKMVPEFWTAAYNLEPSQISEPVQSSHGFHVIETLGKRDVEKDKEAKVDEDQIRQQLALEKAGENAAFEKVAQLIKEADIKVKDTDLKAVLDIFKDKE, encoded by the coding sequence ATGAAAAAAACTGTTTTGGCACTTACAATGGCCGCATCTGTTCTTGCACTTTCAGCATGTAGTGATAAAAATACCACTGATGAAGCAATTATCACTTCTAAAATTGGTGATATTACAAAAAATGAATTTTATGAAGAAATGAAAAGCGCAGGTGGCGAACAAGTCCTTCTACAAATGACTGTCGAGAAGGTACTTAACGATAAATATAGCGTTTCGGACCAAGACGTTGAAGATAAGTTTAAAGAAATTGAAGAACAGTATGGTGAAAGCCTTGACATGGTCCTTGCTCAACAAGGTCTAACAAAGGAAACCCTCAAAAAACAACTTCGATTTGAGCTGTTAAATAACAAAGCAGTTACTGAAGATATCGAAGTAACCGCTGAAGAAATTGCAAATCACGTAAAAGAACTCAACACCGAATTACATGTTAGACATATTTTAGTTGAAGATGAAGAAACAGCACTTGAAGTGACCAAAAAGCTTGAAGGCGGAGCAGACTTTTCCGATCTTGCAAAAGAATTTTCAACTGACCCAGGTTCTAAAGATAACGGTGGCGAATACGAATGGTTTGGTTTCGGCAAGATGGTTCCAGAATTTTGGACTGCTGCTTACAATTTAGAGCCTAGCCAAATTAGCGAGCCTGTACAATCATCACACGGGTTTCACGTCATCGAAACACTTGGCAAGCGCGATGTTGAAAAAGATAAAGAAGCAAAAGTAGATGAAGACCAAATCCGTCAACAACTAGCTCTTGAAAAAGCGGGCGAAAACGCTGCCTTCGAAAAAGTTGCACAATTGATTAAAGAAGCAGATATTAAAGTAAAAGATACAGATTTAAAAGCTGTTTTAGACATTTTCAAGGATAAAGAATAA
- the yhaM gene encoding 3'-5' exoribonuclease YhaM, translating into MKKLTDYKVGEPLDIYLLIKQSIKGVTTQGSPFMTLILQDKSSDIEAKLWDTTDELAKTYAAATIVKVGGELHEYRGKNQLRIKSIRPIKEDEGITIADLVPSSAKSKEVLYEELMQYFFEMQNPHIQRITRHLLKKHQTAFMTYPAATKNHHDYVSGLIDHVVSMLKLGKALADLYPSLNKDLLYAGIILHDVGKVIELSGPIATQYTIEGNLLGHITIMVNEISKAADELEIVGEEVMLLQHMVLSHHGKEEWGSPKRPMLKEAEILHYIDNIDAKMNMLDRALGKTEPGEFTERIFPLDNRSFYKPSFE; encoded by the coding sequence ATGAAAAAGCTGACAGATTATAAAGTAGGAGAGCCGCTAGATATCTATTTGCTTATCAAGCAATCTATAAAAGGAGTTACGACGCAAGGTAGCCCATTTATGACACTAATTTTGCAGGATAAGAGTAGTGATATTGAAGCAAAGCTGTGGGATACAACAGATGAGCTGGCAAAGACGTATGCTGCAGCGACAATTGTAAAAGTAGGTGGCGAATTACATGAATACCGTGGTAAAAATCAATTGCGTATTAAAAGCATCCGTCCCATTAAAGAGGATGAAGGCATAACAATTGCTGACCTCGTTCCTTCATCTGCTAAAAGTAAGGAAGTATTGTATGAGGAATTAATGCAGTATTTCTTTGAAATGCAAAATCCGCATATTCAACGAATTACCCGCCATTTATTGAAAAAGCACCAGACGGCTTTCATGACTTACCCGGCAGCGACAAAAAATCATCATGATTATGTGTCAGGGCTTATTGATCATGTCGTATCAATGCTTAAACTAGGAAAAGCATTGGCGGATCTGTATCCGTCACTTAATAAGGATTTGCTGTATGCAGGCATCATTTTGCATGACGTTGGGAAAGTCATTGAGCTGTCTGGGCCAATCGCTACGCAATATACAATCGAAGGGAATCTCCTTGGTCATATTACGATAATGGTCAATGAAATATCGAAAGCGGCAGATGAACTTGAAATCGTAGGTGAGGAAGTCATGCTGTTGCAACATATGGTATTGTCTCACCACGGCAAGGAAGAATGGGGAAGCCCGAAACGACCGATGCTGAAAGAGGCGGAAATTCTTCACTACATCGACAATATCGATGCGAAGATGAATATGTTAGATCGTGCGCTAGGGAAAACTGAGCCAGGTGAATTCACAGAGCGAATCTTCCCGCTTGATAATCGTTCATTTTATAAACCATCTTTTGAGTAA
- a CDS encoding AAA family ATPase: MKIDKLIIYGFGKHDNAAIDFGLGMTVLYGKNEAGKTTIQQFILHILFGFPQKNSTLLRYEPKSGGKYGGQVHVVDERYGKCIVERVRGKSAGDVTVHFEDGTTGGEQELSILLRQYDRASFESIFSFSLLQLQGFDKMDEEELSRTLLASGTTGVESLLQLEKRMDKEMAELFKKSGKIPEMNVKMMELRELEMELKDAQGKVAEYAPAIQRLQEIDTQSKDLYARRETLQQQAGQLAITRQLLPLHQKKVALEAKLVQLHVTDFPVDGIRRYEALVDKWTEADATKRRLSEELAQLTATMPEQQAANRLVDSEILLAKEAEWHGWCVAMRSATDELKRLTDVKSRLMGRLGVQGERAEQRLLQANVSLQKEEEIHRLLADLAACEQQIGYSERQLAQLENDLVVVKTKLHDLQQTAASPEELERVQQWPTIRQQLAEAKAYVAMGGRQRANNVVVMPTLLVVLAIACMLIGFIQKEWLIIILGAVCGLAGVFLWKRQGSQAGDALKMQEMERLVALYEGQEQQMEQLMERIAGARREKEGLQQTFDELERKHQVFVQELDNGHDDRRQLENQLGQFLQEYGFERLPSAEIIPELLRSIRQIQEVTREIEEINSGQKITQNNISIRVQEVEKVLRKSVPQAALYEMLRREFVQLKEQTESFKSWQVNTKHKKDMLGEATELADRLQDRIQQLLVEAGVETVEAFYAANHIVQEVGRLTEQLNDTQLQLNVHGTMEVPEGMTEENVVTQLSDNDNAQLVVDEKLKELINEQASLVHKTNHLLTDETYGRKLQLFEMKKAELAELAKQWSKRKAIAEAIRRTMVELKEKKLPEVLTVAEKLFCELTGGRYESLIVTGTGYFEVVAVDGMRYPIIELSQATKEQAYIALRLALAASILETAPFPMIMDDPFVHFDGQRLSRMIELLNQLQQRHQFIYFTCHKEMTERWQDATIVNVSDIGSEQEVNIL; the protein is encoded by the coding sequence ATGAAAATTGATAAGCTAATCATTTATGGATTTGGCAAACATGACAATGCCGCAATCGATTTTGGCTTAGGTATGACGGTTTTATATGGGAAGAATGAGGCTGGAAAAACAACAATCCAGCAATTCATCCTGCATATCCTTTTTGGCTTCCCGCAGAAAAATAGTACCTTGCTACGCTATGAACCAAAATCAGGCGGCAAGTATGGCGGACAAGTGCATGTAGTAGATGAAAGATACGGCAAATGTATCGTTGAACGTGTTCGTGGGAAATCAGCTGGTGATGTCACTGTCCATTTTGAAGACGGAACAACGGGTGGCGAACAAGAACTTAGTATATTGCTGCGCCAATATGATCGAGCATCGTTTGAATCAATCTTTTCATTTTCCTTGTTGCAGCTACAAGGCTTCGACAAGATGGACGAGGAAGAGCTGAGTCGAACGCTGCTTGCCTCGGGGACGACGGGTGTAGAATCCTTATTGCAGCTTGAAAAAAGAATGGACAAAGAGATGGCGGAGCTGTTCAAAAAGTCTGGGAAAATTCCAGAGATGAATGTCAAGATGATGGAACTGCGTGAGCTGGAAATGGAGTTAAAAGATGCCCAAGGGAAAGTGGCAGAGTATGCACCAGCAATTCAACGACTGCAAGAAATCGACACGCAATCGAAGGATTTATATGCACGACGCGAAACACTTCAGCAACAGGCAGGGCAGCTAGCGATTACACGACAGCTTCTCCCTTTACATCAGAAGAAAGTGGCTCTTGAAGCAAAGTTAGTGCAATTGCATGTAACTGATTTTCCAGTAGACGGTATCCGACGTTATGAGGCGCTGGTTGATAAATGGACGGAAGCGGATGCAACAAAGCGGAGATTGTCAGAAGAACTGGCACAGTTAACGGCAACAATGCCGGAGCAGCAGGCGGCTAATCGTTTGGTGGATAGTGAGATTTTATTGGCAAAAGAGGCGGAGTGGCATGGTTGGTGTGTGGCAATGAGGTCTGCCACAGATGAATTAAAGCGTTTAACGGATGTGAAAAGCCGCTTGATGGGGAGATTAGGTGTACAGGGCGAACGGGCAGAGCAACGGCTTCTGCAAGCGAATGTCTCCTTACAGAAGGAGGAAGAGATCCATCGTCTATTAGCCGACCTCGCAGCATGTGAACAGCAAATCGGCTATTCAGAGCGTCAGCTTGCACAACTGGAAAATGATTTAGTTGTAGTTAAAACAAAACTCCACGACCTACAACAAACAGCGGCTTCGCCGGAGGAATTGGAGCGTGTCCAGCAATGGCCTACCATTCGCCAGCAGCTCGCGGAGGCGAAAGCTTATGTGGCGATGGGGGGACGGCAACGGGCTAACAATGTAGTTGTTATGCCTACCTTGCTAGTTGTGTTAGCTATCGCGTGTATGCTCATTGGTTTTATTCAAAAAGAATGGCTTATTATCATACTAGGAGCTGTTTGTGGGCTAGCTGGTGTATTTTTGTGGAAGCGTCAAGGCTCACAAGCCGGTGATGCACTGAAAATGCAGGAGATGGAACGTCTCGTCGCCTTGTATGAAGGGCAAGAACAGCAAATGGAGCAGCTGATGGAACGTATTGCAGGTGCTCGACGGGAAAAAGAGGGGCTGCAGCAGACTTTTGATGAGCTTGAACGCAAGCATCAGGTCTTTGTACAGGAGCTCGATAACGGTCATGACGATAGAAGACAGTTGGAAAATCAGCTGGGTCAATTTTTACAAGAGTACGGTTTTGAACGTTTGCCATCAGCTGAAATTATTCCAGAATTATTGCGCTCCATTCGCCAAATTCAAGAAGTAACGAGGGAAATCGAAGAAATTAATAGTGGACAAAAAATAACGCAAAACAATATCTCCATTCGTGTGCAGGAAGTTGAAAAAGTACTGCGAAAAAGCGTGCCACAAGCAGCATTATATGAGATGCTTAGAAGGGAATTTGTGCAGTTAAAGGAACAAACGGAAAGCTTCAAATCATGGCAAGTGAACACTAAGCATAAGAAAGACATGTTAGGTGAAGCAACTGAGCTAGCGGATAGGCTACAAGACCGAATTCAGCAATTACTCGTTGAAGCAGGGGTCGAAACGGTCGAAGCATTTTACGCAGCAAATCATATCGTGCAGGAAGTTGGAAGACTGACTGAGCAGTTGAATGATACACAGCTACAACTGAATGTGCATGGAACTATGGAAGTGCCAGAAGGAATGACTGAGGAGAATGTAGTAACGCAGCTGTCTGACAACGATAACGCGCAGTTGGTAGTCGATGAAAAACTCAAGGAACTCATCAATGAACAAGCGAGCCTCGTTCATAAAACAAATCATTTACTAACGGATGAAACCTATGGACGCAAACTTCAATTATTTGAAATGAAAAAGGCCGAGCTCGCTGAACTTGCAAAACAATGGTCTAAGCGCAAAGCGATTGCCGAGGCTATTAGGCGGACGATGGTGGAATTGAAGGAAAAAAAGCTACCAGAGGTGCTTACCGTTGCAGAAAAATTATTTTGTGAGCTAACAGGTGGGCGATATGAATCGCTAATTGTGACGGGGACTGGTTATTTCGAGGTAGTAGCTGTCGATGGAATGCGTTATCCGATTATAGAGCTAAGTCAAGCGACAAAGGAGCAGGCTTATATTGCACTGCGTTTGGCATTGGCTGCTTCTATACTAGAGACAGCACCATTTCCAATGATTATGGATGATCCATTCGTCCACTTTGACGGACAGCGACTTTCGCGTATGATTGAATTACTCAATCAACTACAACAGCGTCACCAGTTCATTTATTTCACCTGCCATAAAGAAATGACGGAACGCTGGCAGGATGCAACAATAGTAAACGTTTCCGACATCGGAAGCGAACAGGAGGTAAATATTTTATGA
- a CDS encoding DNA repair exonuclease produces the protein MSTIRFIHTADLHLDSPFKGMTGLPMERLNDLRNSTFVAFTNLIEHALNTKPDFVLIAGDIYDGEDRSLRAQMKFHEGMEKLNEVGIPVFISHGNHDHLAGRWTRFALPPNVHVFRDQVEEAQFSVNGQAVSIYGFSYKERHIRERKIEEYPMAQDQDVFHIGMLHGSLAGDETHAVYAPFTKSDLLAKHYDYWALGHIHLRRQLHEHPPIVYPGNLQGRHRNERGVKGFYEVELSKVSASLHFIPASELFFERLEVSCKGISHANEWLVACRDVLEAFNSQFGAGIVELLMVDIDVRASELFRQSMEQEWLDVLRDAMGDSEPFIWVQKLSFVQSATLTAAQGALGQSVIGMIDGWQENDWKDALKELYQHTQGVKYLDILQVDDIEEIKAAAMALIAAEME, from the coding sequence TTGTCGACTATTCGATTTATTCACACGGCTGATTTGCACTTAGACAGCCCATTTAAAGGTATGACCGGCTTGCCAATGGAGCGGTTGAACGACTTGCGGAACAGTACGTTTGTGGCATTCACCAACCTGATTGAACACGCGCTCAACACAAAGCCGGATTTCGTGCTAATTGCTGGAGACATTTACGATGGTGAGGATCGAAGTTTGCGCGCGCAAATGAAATTCCATGAAGGAATGGAAAAATTGAACGAGGTAGGCATACCTGTATTTATTTCACATGGTAATCATGATCATCTTGCTGGCAGATGGACCCGTTTTGCGCTACCACCGAATGTCCATGTTTTCCGTGATCAGGTGGAGGAAGCCCAATTCAGCGTCAATGGACAAGCTGTGTCAATCTATGGATTTAGCTATAAAGAGCGGCATATTCGTGAGCGGAAGATAGAGGAGTATCCGATGGCGCAGGATCAGGATGTATTTCATATCGGAATGCTTCATGGAAGTTTGGCTGGAGATGAAACACATGCAGTGTATGCGCCGTTTACGAAAAGTGATTTACTAGCTAAGCACTACGATTATTGGGCGCTCGGCCATATCCATCTGCGGCGACAGTTACATGAGCACCCTCCAATTGTGTACCCGGGAAATTTGCAAGGGCGACACCGTAATGAGCGCGGCGTGAAAGGCTTTTACGAAGTGGAGTTATCGAAAGTGAGTGCATCACTTCATTTCATCCCTGCGTCTGAGCTTTTTTTTGAACGTCTGGAAGTATCGTGTAAAGGAATCAGTCATGCTAATGAATGGCTGGTCGCTTGTCGAGATGTACTTGAGGCTTTCAATTCGCAGTTTGGGGCAGGCATTGTGGAGCTGTTGATGGTGGATATAGATGTCAGGGCTTCGGAGTTATTTCGGCAATCGATGGAGCAGGAATGGTTAGATGTGTTACGCGATGCGATGGGGGACAGTGAGCCGTTTATCTGGGTGCAGAAGCTGTCATTTGTTCAGTCAGCCACTCTAACAGCAGCTCAGGGAGCGCTTGGACAATCGGTTATCGGGATGATTGACGGATGGCAGGAAAATGACTGGAAGGACGCTTTGAAGGAGCTATATCAGCATACTCAAGGCGTGAAGTACTTAGATATTTTACAAGTAGATGACATAGAAGAGATTAAAGCAGCGGCAATGGCATTAATAGCGGCGGAAATGGAATGA